A genomic window from Stigmatopora argus isolate UIUO_Sarg chromosome 13, RoL_Sarg_1.0, whole genome shotgun sequence includes:
- the tmem169b gene encoding transmembrane protein 169, giving the protein MTQVEESQTEGEGSPQIVSHRSESSANHVDDGDVGPSVRRKRRRKRDQRPASIIVYRSDVERETGEDQRGEEEGAERSAEEGAKFLCTPTNEDVGWSLPPDSRYVTLTGTITRGKKKGQVVDIHVTMTEKELRELAKSRERLDAECQAGEDPERSCGLGVCRGPHVVLWSISCAPVVFLLSFITSFYYGTLTWYNVFLVYNEERTFWHKITICPFLIIFYPVLIMPVALSLALYSAVVQVSWAFGRWWHAVRDLEKGFCGWACGKMGLEDCSPYSIIELLDSDTVSSTLQSQGPSGLAQTSSV; this is encoded by the exons ATGACCCAGGTGGAGGAGTCACAGACGGAAGGAGAAGGCAGCCCCCAGATCGTTTCCCACCGGTCCGAATCGTCGGCGAACCATGTAGACGACGGCGACGTGGGACCGTCGGtgaggaggaaaaggaggagaAAGCGAGACCAGCGTCCTGCGTCGATCATCGTCTATCGCTCCGATGTGGAGCGAGAGACCGGCGAAGACCAAAGAGGTGAAGAAGAAGGAGCGGAGAGGAGTGCCGAGGAGGGAGCTAAGTTTCTCTGCACGCCCACGAATGAAG ACGTCGGTTGGAGCCTTCCCCCTGACAGCCGCTACGTGACCCTGACGGGCACCATCACGAGAGGCAAGAAAAAAGGCCAGGTCGTGGACATCCACGTGACCATGACGGAAAAAGAGCTCCGCGAGCTGGCCAAGTCCAGGGAGCGGCTGGACGCCGAGTGCCAAGCCGGCGAGGACCCCGAGCGGTCCTGCGGCCTGGGCGTCTGCCGAGGTCCTCACGTGGTCCTGTGGAGCATCTCCTGCGCCCCCGTCGTCTTCCTGCTGTCCTTCATCACTTCCTTCTACTACGGCACCTTGACCTGGTACAACGTCTTCCTGGTGTACAACGAGGAGCGGACGTTCTGGCACAAGATTACCATCTGCCCCTTCCTCATCATCTTCTACCCGGTGCTCATCATGCCCGTGGCTTTGTCCCTGGCGCTCTACTCCGCCGTGGTGCAGGTGTCCTGGGCCTTCGGAAGATGGTGGCACGCCGTGAGGGACCTGGAGAAGGGATTCTGCGGGTGGGCCTGTGGGAAGATGGGCCTTGAGGACTGCTCCCCGTACAGCATCATTGAGCTGCTGGACTCGGACACCGTTTCGAGCACGCTGCAGAGTCAAGGCCCCAGCGGACTCGCCCAGACGTCGTCGGTGTGA
- the LOC144086699 gene encoding uncharacterized protein LOC144086699 isoform X2, whose amino-acid sequence MAHQSTTSAIDNILFQLASEARELTQRKNDINQEIEVNKTKIARRRTCIETTRADIKTLKENADMKQNNLNHNRALAKSMKVTQGMLLQYERTLKLELENIKANYNNEKDVYEEKMASYRKLFHDHQMPYVLNIQVQNDDMESSFTASQDEVTTVNVKEAGRRACVTDFSVPRSTSDEDPECELHPHPPIETVTQMEHSPIEGSTAAIQAANVDDAKVRLGRRLRRGFRVGRVSAHCNGHSYVRAVQKLLRPRNFLAEHGTCPPGCPMELRAMKMLLDQMTWLAGKRNWQRHHSEKQGCRWCWRKTRKRSGKWRKETQLWKKSNRRRNTAPLFLQRNPNKPPSQRHSLCLKCQHFPLTLAQLVPWKALLKTNLQASPFRPTLTPAPPGSLASVVTMVEMRMRRSCSAAPFSKIRQNRRINQMVWISCSISRIKVTISSCPSPPARRKTVTSTLPFHSKIETVTVHFFQLPVTNLKMFCVVVACFKSLNK is encoded by the exons ATGGCTCATCAAAGTACCACCAGTGCTATTGATAACATCCTCTTTCAGTTAG CGAGTGAGGCTCGCGAACTTACTCAGAGGAAGAATGACATTAACCAAGAGATTGAAG tgaataaaactaaaattgCCCGGAGGAGGACTTGTATCGAAACAACACGGGCAGACATCAAGACCCTGAAAGAGAATGCAGacatgaaacaaaacaatttgaaCCATAACAGAGCACTTGCAAAAAG CATGAAAGTCACTCAGGGGATGCTCCTTCAATACGAGCGCACTTTGAAATTGGAACTGGAGAACATAAAAGCCAACTACAACAATGAAAA GGATGTCTACGAAGAAAAGATGGCGAGCTACCGGAAACTGTTTCATGATCACCAAATGCCATACGTGCTAAACATTCAGGTGCAAAATGATGACATGGAGAGTTCATTCACTGCCTCTCAAGATGAAGTGACGACAGTCAACGTCAAGGAAGCGGGGCGCCGTGCATGCGTCACTG ATTTTAGTGTGCCTCGTTCCACATCAGATGAAGACCCAGAAtg TGAGCTTCACCCGCACCCCCCCATAGAAACAGTCACTCAAATGGAGCACTCACCAATCGAGGGATCCACAGCAGCCATCCAAGCCGCCAACGTCGATGACGCCAAGGTTCGTTTAGGTCGTCGGCTTAGACGAGGATTCCGTGTCGGTCGGGTTTCCGCTCACTGCAACGGACACAGTTATGTGCGAGCTGTCCAGAAACTTTTGCGGCCAAGGAACTTCCTAGCCGAGCATGGGACTTGTCCTCCTGGATGCCCGATGGAGCTTCGGGCAATGAAG ATGTTGCTGGACCAGATGACTTGGCTAGCAGGGAAGAGAAACTGGCAGAGACACCATTCAGAAAA ACAAGGCTGTCGGTGGTGCtggaggaagacgaggaagCGCAGTGGAAAATGGAGGAAGGAGACGCAACTGTGGAAGAAGAGCAACCGCCGCAGGAACACAGCGCCGCTCTTTCTCCAGCGGAATCCCAACAAACCCCCATCTCAGCGTCATTCCCTGTGCCTAAAATGCCAACATTTTCCTTTAA CTTTAGCCCAGCTCGTTCCCTGGAAGGCTCTTCTGAAAACAAATCTCCAGGCTTCACCTTTTCGACCAACTCTAACCCCAGCACCCCCGGGTTCCTTGGCTTCAGTTGTGACGATGGTGGAGATGAG GATGCGCCGTTCATGTTCAGCAGctcctttttcaaaaataag ACAAAACAGGAGAATAAATCAGATG GTTTGGATTTCCTGTTCAATAAGTCGGATCAAAGTGACGATTTCCAGTTGCCCTTCACCTCCAGCGAGAAGGAAGACAGTGACATCGACTTTGCCTTTCCATTCAAAAATTGAGACAGtcactgttcatttttttcagcttccggttacaaatttaaaaatgttttgtgttgtgGTTGCTTGTTTCAAAAGcctgaataaataa
- the LOC144086699 gene encoding uncharacterized protein LOC144086699 isoform X5: MAHQSTTSAIDNILFQLASEARELTQRKNDINQEIEVNKTKIARRRTCIETTRADIKTLKENADMKQNNLNHNRALAKSMKVTQGMLLQYERTLKLELENIKANYNNEKDVYEEKMASYRKLFHDHQMPYVLNIQVQNDDMESSFTASQDEVTTVNVKEAGRRACVTDFSVPRSTSDEDPECELHPHPPIETVTQMEHSPIEGSTAAIQAANVDDAKLCASCPETFAAKELPSRAWDLSSWMPDGASGNEGECATLSPFFCMHCQTYMLSISLDVAGPDDLASREEKLAETPFRKTRLSVVLEEDEEAQWKMEEGDATVEEEQPPQEHSAALSPAESQQTPISASFPVPKMPTFSFNFSPARSLEGSSENKSPGFTFSTNSNPSTPGFLGFSCDDGGDEDAPFMFSSSFFKNKTKQENKSDGLDFLFNKSDQSDDFQLPFTSSEKEDSDIDFAFPFKN; the protein is encoded by the exons ATGGCTCATCAAAGTACCACCAGTGCTATTGATAACATCCTCTTTCAGTTAG CGAGTGAGGCTCGCGAACTTACTCAGAGGAAGAATGACATTAACCAAGAGATTGAAG tgaataaaactaaaattgCCCGGAGGAGGACTTGTATCGAAACAACACGGGCAGACATCAAGACCCTGAAAGAGAATGCAGacatgaaacaaaacaatttgaaCCATAACAGAGCACTTGCAAAAAG CATGAAAGTCACTCAGGGGATGCTCCTTCAATACGAGCGCACTTTGAAATTGGAACTGGAGAACATAAAAGCCAACTACAACAATGAAAA GGATGTCTACGAAGAAAAGATGGCGAGCTACCGGAAACTGTTTCATGATCACCAAATGCCATACGTGCTAAACATTCAGGTGCAAAATGATGACATGGAGAGTTCATTCACTGCCTCTCAAGATGAAGTGACGACAGTCAACGTCAAGGAAGCGGGGCGCCGTGCATGCGTCACTG ATTTTAGTGTGCCTCGTTCCACATCAGATGAAGACCCAGAAtg TGAGCTTCACCCGCACCCCCCCATAGAAACAGTCACTCAAATGGAGCACTCACCAATCGAGGGATCCACAGCAGCCATCCAAGCCGCCAACGTCGATGACGCCAAG TTATGTGCGAGCTGTCCAGAAACTTTTGCGGCCAAGGAACTTCCTAGCCGAGCATGGGACTTGTCCTCCTGGATGCCCGATGGAGCTTCGGGCAATGAAGGTGAATGTGCCACTTTgtctccatttttttgcatgcactgTCAAACCTACATGTTGAGCATTTCTTTAGATGTTGCTGGACCAGATGACTTGGCTAGCAGGGAAGAGAAACTGGCAGAGACACCATTCAGAAAA ACAAGGCTGTCGGTGGTGCtggaggaagacgaggaagCGCAGTGGAAAATGGAGGAAGGAGACGCAACTGTGGAAGAAGAGCAACCGCCGCAGGAACACAGCGCCGCTCTTTCTCCAGCGGAATCCCAACAAACCCCCATCTCAGCGTCATTCCCTGTGCCTAAAATGCCAACATTTTCCTTTAA CTTTAGCCCAGCTCGTTCCCTGGAAGGCTCTTCTGAAAACAAATCTCCAGGCTTCACCTTTTCGACCAACTCTAACCCCAGCACCCCCGGGTTCCTTGGCTTCAGTTGTGACGATGGTGGAGATGAG GATGCGCCGTTCATGTTCAGCAGctcctttttcaaaaataag ACAAAACAGGAGAATAAATCAGATG GTTTGGATTTCCTGTTCAATAAGTCGGATCAAAGTGACGATTTCCAGTTGCCCTTCACCTCCAGCGAGAAGGAAGACAGTGACATCGACTTTGCCTTTCCATTCAAAAATTGA
- the LOC144086699 gene encoding uncharacterized protein LOC144086699 isoform X1: protein MAHQSTTSAIDNILFQLASEARELTQRKNDINQEIEVNKTKIARRRTCIETTRADIKTLKENADMKQNNLNHNRALAKSMKVTQGMLLQYERTLKLELENIKANYNNEKDVYEEKMASYRKLFHDHQMPYVLNIQVQNDDMESSFTASQDEVTTVNVKEAGRRACVTDFSVPRSTSDEDPEWYIYIFFTIYSHTNCYNVCSNKFYPTSELHPHPPIETVTQMEHSPIEGSTAAIQAANVDDAKVRLGRRLRRGFRVGRVSAHCNGHSYVRAVQKLLRPRNFLAEHGTCPPGCPMELRAMKMLLDQMTWLAGKRNWQRHHSEKQGCRWCWRKTRKRSGKWRKETQLWKKSNRRRNTAPLFLQRNPNKPPSQRHSLCLKCQHFPLTLAQLVPWKALLKTNLQASPFRPTLTPAPPGSLASVVTMVEMRMRRSCSAAPFSKIRQNRRINQMVWISCSISRIKVTISSCPSPPARRKTVTSTLPFHSKIETVTVHFFQLPVTNLKMFCVVVACFKSLNK from the exons ATGGCTCATCAAAGTACCACCAGTGCTATTGATAACATCCTCTTTCAGTTAG CGAGTGAGGCTCGCGAACTTACTCAGAGGAAGAATGACATTAACCAAGAGATTGAAG tgaataaaactaaaattgCCCGGAGGAGGACTTGTATCGAAACAACACGGGCAGACATCAAGACCCTGAAAGAGAATGCAGacatgaaacaaaacaatttgaaCCATAACAGAGCACTTGCAAAAAG CATGAAAGTCACTCAGGGGATGCTCCTTCAATACGAGCGCACTTTGAAATTGGAACTGGAGAACATAAAAGCCAACTACAACAATGAAAA GGATGTCTACGAAGAAAAGATGGCGAGCTACCGGAAACTGTTTCATGATCACCAAATGCCATACGTGCTAAACATTCAGGTGCAAAATGATGACATGGAGAGTTCATTCACTGCCTCTCAAGATGAAGTGACGACAGTCAACGTCAAGGAAGCGGGGCGCCGTGCATGCGTCACTG ATTTTAGTGTGCCTCGTTCCACATCAGATGAAGACCCAGAAtggtatatttacattttttttaccatatacTCACATACAAACTGTTACAATGTATGTTCTAATAAATTTTATCCCACTAGTGAGCTTCACCCGCACCCCCCCATAGAAACAGTCACTCAAATGGAGCACTCACCAATCGAGGGATCCACAGCAGCCATCCAAGCCGCCAACGTCGATGACGCCAAGGTTCGTTTAGGTCGTCGGCTTAGACGAGGATTCCGTGTCGGTCGGGTTTCCGCTCACTGCAACGGACACAGTTATGTGCGAGCTGTCCAGAAACTTTTGCGGCCAAGGAACTTCCTAGCCGAGCATGGGACTTGTCCTCCTGGATGCCCGATGGAGCTTCGGGCAATGAAG ATGTTGCTGGACCAGATGACTTGGCTAGCAGGGAAGAGAAACTGGCAGAGACACCATTCAGAAAA ACAAGGCTGTCGGTGGTGCtggaggaagacgaggaagCGCAGTGGAAAATGGAGGAAGGAGACGCAACTGTGGAAGAAGAGCAACCGCCGCAGGAACACAGCGCCGCTCTTTCTCCAGCGGAATCCCAACAAACCCCCATCTCAGCGTCATTCCCTGTGCCTAAAATGCCAACATTTTCCTTTAA CTTTAGCCCAGCTCGTTCCCTGGAAGGCTCTTCTGAAAACAAATCTCCAGGCTTCACCTTTTCGACCAACTCTAACCCCAGCACCCCCGGGTTCCTTGGCTTCAGTTGTGACGATGGTGGAGATGAG GATGCGCCGTTCATGTTCAGCAGctcctttttcaaaaataag ACAAAACAGGAGAATAAATCAGATG GTTTGGATTTCCTGTTCAATAAGTCGGATCAAAGTGACGATTTCCAGTTGCCCTTCACCTCCAGCGAGAAGGAAGACAGTGACATCGACTTTGCCTTTCCATTCAAAAATTGAGACAGtcactgttcatttttttcagcttccggttacaaatttaaaaatgttttgtgttgtgGTTGCTTGTTTCAAAAGcctgaataaataa
- the LOC144086699 gene encoding uncharacterized protein LOC144086699 isoform X3, whose amino-acid sequence MAHQSTTSAIDNILFQLASEARELTQRKNDINQEIEVNKTKIARRRTCIETTRADIKTLKENADMKQNNLNHNRALAKSMKVTQGMLLQYERTLKLELENIKANYNNEKDVYEEKMASYRKLFHDHQMPYVLNIQVQNDDMESSFTASQDEVTTVNVKEAGRRACVTDFSVPRSTSDEDPEWYIYIFFTIYSHTNCYNVCSNKFYPTSELHPHPPIETVTQMEHSPIEGSTAAIQAANVDDAKLCASCPETFAAKELPSRAWDLSSWMPDGASGNEGECATLSPFFCMHCQTYMLSISLDVAGPDDLASREEKLAETPFRKTRLSVVLEEDEEAQWKMEEGDATVEEEQPPQEHSAALSPAESQQTPISASFPVPKMPTFSFNFSPARSLEGSSENKSPGFTFSTNSNPSTPGFLGFSCDDGGDEDAPFMFSSSFFKNKTKQENKSDGLDFLFNKSDQSDDFQLPFTSSEKEDSDIDFAFPFKN is encoded by the exons ATGGCTCATCAAAGTACCACCAGTGCTATTGATAACATCCTCTTTCAGTTAG CGAGTGAGGCTCGCGAACTTACTCAGAGGAAGAATGACATTAACCAAGAGATTGAAG tgaataaaactaaaattgCCCGGAGGAGGACTTGTATCGAAACAACACGGGCAGACATCAAGACCCTGAAAGAGAATGCAGacatgaaacaaaacaatttgaaCCATAACAGAGCACTTGCAAAAAG CATGAAAGTCACTCAGGGGATGCTCCTTCAATACGAGCGCACTTTGAAATTGGAACTGGAGAACATAAAAGCCAACTACAACAATGAAAA GGATGTCTACGAAGAAAAGATGGCGAGCTACCGGAAACTGTTTCATGATCACCAAATGCCATACGTGCTAAACATTCAGGTGCAAAATGATGACATGGAGAGTTCATTCACTGCCTCTCAAGATGAAGTGACGACAGTCAACGTCAAGGAAGCGGGGCGCCGTGCATGCGTCACTG ATTTTAGTGTGCCTCGTTCCACATCAGATGAAGACCCAGAAtggtatatttacattttttttaccatatacTCACATACAAACTGTTACAATGTATGTTCTAATAAATTTTATCCCACTAGTGAGCTTCACCCGCACCCCCCCATAGAAACAGTCACTCAAATGGAGCACTCACCAATCGAGGGATCCACAGCAGCCATCCAAGCCGCCAACGTCGATGACGCCAAG TTATGTGCGAGCTGTCCAGAAACTTTTGCGGCCAAGGAACTTCCTAGCCGAGCATGGGACTTGTCCTCCTGGATGCCCGATGGAGCTTCGGGCAATGAAGGTGAATGTGCCACTTTgtctccatttttttgcatgcactgTCAAACCTACATGTTGAGCATTTCTTTAGATGTTGCTGGACCAGATGACTTGGCTAGCAGGGAAGAGAAACTGGCAGAGACACCATTCAGAAAA ACAAGGCTGTCGGTGGTGCtggaggaagacgaggaagCGCAGTGGAAAATGGAGGAAGGAGACGCAACTGTGGAAGAAGAGCAACCGCCGCAGGAACACAGCGCCGCTCTTTCTCCAGCGGAATCCCAACAAACCCCCATCTCAGCGTCATTCCCTGTGCCTAAAATGCCAACATTTTCCTTTAA CTTTAGCCCAGCTCGTTCCCTGGAAGGCTCTTCTGAAAACAAATCTCCAGGCTTCACCTTTTCGACCAACTCTAACCCCAGCACCCCCGGGTTCCTTGGCTTCAGTTGTGACGATGGTGGAGATGAG GATGCGCCGTTCATGTTCAGCAGctcctttttcaaaaataag ACAAAACAGGAGAATAAATCAGATG GTTTGGATTTCCTGTTCAATAAGTCGGATCAAAGTGACGATTTCCAGTTGCCCTTCACCTCCAGCGAGAAGGAAGACAGTGACATCGACTTTGCCTTTCCATTCAAAAATTGA
- the LOC144086699 gene encoding uncharacterized protein LOC144086699 isoform X4, translating to MAHQSTTSAIDNILFQLASEARELTQRKNDINQEIEVNKTKIARRRTCIETTRADIKTLKENADMKQNNLNHNRALAKSMKVTQGMLLQYERTLKLELENIKANYNNEKDVYEEKMASYRKLFHDHQMPYVLNIQVQNDDMESSFTASQDEVTTVNVKEAGRRACVTDFSVPRSTSDEDPEWYIYIFFTIYSHTNCYNVCSNKFYPTSELHPHPPIETVTQMEHSPIEGSTAAIQAANVDDAKLCASCPETFAAKELPSRAWDLSSWMPDGASGNEDVAGPDDLASREEKLAETPFRKTRLSVVLEEDEEAQWKMEEGDATVEEEQPPQEHSAALSPAESQQTPISASFPVPKMPTFSFNFSPARSLEGSSENKSPGFTFSTNSNPSTPGFLGFSCDDGGDEDAPFMFSSSFFKNKTKQENKSDGLDFLFNKSDQSDDFQLPFTSSEKEDSDIDFAFPFKN from the exons ATGGCTCATCAAAGTACCACCAGTGCTATTGATAACATCCTCTTTCAGTTAG CGAGTGAGGCTCGCGAACTTACTCAGAGGAAGAATGACATTAACCAAGAGATTGAAG tgaataaaactaaaattgCCCGGAGGAGGACTTGTATCGAAACAACACGGGCAGACATCAAGACCCTGAAAGAGAATGCAGacatgaaacaaaacaatttgaaCCATAACAGAGCACTTGCAAAAAG CATGAAAGTCACTCAGGGGATGCTCCTTCAATACGAGCGCACTTTGAAATTGGAACTGGAGAACATAAAAGCCAACTACAACAATGAAAA GGATGTCTACGAAGAAAAGATGGCGAGCTACCGGAAACTGTTTCATGATCACCAAATGCCATACGTGCTAAACATTCAGGTGCAAAATGATGACATGGAGAGTTCATTCACTGCCTCTCAAGATGAAGTGACGACAGTCAACGTCAAGGAAGCGGGGCGCCGTGCATGCGTCACTG ATTTTAGTGTGCCTCGTTCCACATCAGATGAAGACCCAGAAtggtatatttacattttttttaccatatacTCACATACAAACTGTTACAATGTATGTTCTAATAAATTTTATCCCACTAGTGAGCTTCACCCGCACCCCCCCATAGAAACAGTCACTCAAATGGAGCACTCACCAATCGAGGGATCCACAGCAGCCATCCAAGCCGCCAACGTCGATGACGCCAAG TTATGTGCGAGCTGTCCAGAAACTTTTGCGGCCAAGGAACTTCCTAGCCGAGCATGGGACTTGTCCTCCTGGATGCCCGATGGAGCTTCGGGCAATGAAG ATGTTGCTGGACCAGATGACTTGGCTAGCAGGGAAGAGAAACTGGCAGAGACACCATTCAGAAAA ACAAGGCTGTCGGTGGTGCtggaggaagacgaggaagCGCAGTGGAAAATGGAGGAAGGAGACGCAACTGTGGAAGAAGAGCAACCGCCGCAGGAACACAGCGCCGCTCTTTCTCCAGCGGAATCCCAACAAACCCCCATCTCAGCGTCATTCCCTGTGCCTAAAATGCCAACATTTTCCTTTAA CTTTAGCCCAGCTCGTTCCCTGGAAGGCTCTTCTGAAAACAAATCTCCAGGCTTCACCTTTTCGACCAACTCTAACCCCAGCACCCCCGGGTTCCTTGGCTTCAGTTGTGACGATGGTGGAGATGAG GATGCGCCGTTCATGTTCAGCAGctcctttttcaaaaataag ACAAAACAGGAGAATAAATCAGATG GTTTGGATTTCCTGTTCAATAAGTCGGATCAAAGTGACGATTTCCAGTTGCCCTTCACCTCCAGCGAGAAGGAAGACAGTGACATCGACTTTGCCTTTCCATTCAAAAATTGA